AAGCGCTCCCGCCATTTCCGCATGGGCGGCGAATCCAGGGCGGGCTCCGGGGCCTGCTGGGGAAAGGGTGAACCCATGCCCATCCGGGCCGGGTTGAGGTCCAGCCCATCCAGGCGCAGACCGGAGCGGCCAGGGATGGCCTGATAGGCCAGACGCGTGACCTCGATCCGTCCGGTAACAGCCGTGCGCCGGAACAGAACCGCCAGCCAGCGCTCCCTGGGATCGCCCTCCAGATCCTCCAGTCGGGCCCCCTTGAGTTCCTGTCCCCAGCGCCGGGAGAGATCCACCTTGGTCTCGCCCTTCAGCAACCTGAAAGCCTCGTCCTTCTCATGAAGGAGCCACAGCTCGGGAGCGGGGTTCAGGAGAAAGATCCAGGCGAGGCCCGGCTCCAGACCGGCCCGCCGCTCGGGAGCCCACTGGAGGATCAGGGCTCGCGGGCTGGCGAGCACATTCTGGACCTGTCCTCCGACCCTAAGACGGGCCCGGACCAGAGCGAAGAGAAGCGGTGCATCCACGCTCCAGGATCGCATTCCGGTCGCCTCCGGTCCATGCTGGAGCCGAGGAGCCCACCATGAAGCCATGGACCCCCAAGCGCCTGACCGCCCTCACGGGAGCCCTGTCCACAGCCTACCCGGACGCCCACTGCGAACTCGACCACCTCGACCCCTACCAGCTGGTGGTGGCCACCATCCTCAGCGCCCAGTGCACCGACGCCCGGGTGAACCAAGTGACCCCTGCCCTCTTCGCCCGCTATCCCGACGCCGAGTCCCTGGCTGCTGCGGAGCTGCCCGAGCTGGAGGAGCTCATCCGCTCCACGGGGTTCTTCCGCAACAAGGCGAAGAACCTCATCGGGATGGCCCGGGGCCTGGTGGAGCGCCACGGGGGCCGGGTCCCTGACACCCAGGAAGCCCTGGCAGCCCTGCCAGGGGTCGGCCAGAAGACGGCCAACGTGGTCCTGGCCAATGCCTTCAGGATCCCCGCCCTGGCGGTGGACACCCACATCTTCCGGGTCGCCCGACGGCTCGGGCTCTCGACGGGCCACACACCCGAAAAGGTCGAGGCCGATCTCTGCGCCCTCTTCCCCAGGGAGAGCTGGATCGAACTCCACCACCTGCTGATCTTCCATGGACGCCGGACCTGCGACGCCCGGAAGCCCGCCTGCACCCTCTGTTGCCTGGAATCGGAGTGCCCCACCGGCCAGGGCCTCATGCCCGATCCCCACACCGGCCGCTCCCTGGCCTGAACCGGGACAGGAGGGCACTCAGCAGGGCCGCCCCACCTCCACCCGGCACCGCAGGCATCCTGGCCAAGCACCTCGAGCAGGCCGCACCCCCTCGCCATGCGAGGTATGCTGTTCCCACCGGAGGCCCCATGCGCACCCCTGCCCTGACCCTGCTCATCCTCACCGCCGCCCTGGGCGCTCAGAGCGTCCCCGCCCCCCGGATCTTGGAAGCCGCCAAAGCCCGGGGACACGAGGTCATGGAAGCCAGAAGGGCCTTCATGAGCGCCGGACACAACACCAAGGACTTCCACCCTGATCTGGCGGCCCCCCTCCGTGAGGTGGAGACCCGTCTGGCTGCGGAGAAGGACCCCGCTGACCGTCAGGCCCTCCTGGTGACCCGGTACTATTACCTGACCCTCTGCCACCAGCACCCAGAGCCCGCCTTCCTAAGGCAGCTCCTGGGAGAGGTCCCCGCCCTCTCACCGGACTGGAGCCTGGAGCCCGGCCTGCTGGCCTCCCTGATGGAGGAGGAGGACCCCGCCTGCCAGGCTTACACCGCCGTGGCCATGGCCGGCCACCCAGATCCCGAGGTCCGCCGGAACCTCCTCTTCGACCACTTCTGGGAGCGGCTGGATGCCAAGGATGAGGCCGGCTGGCGATCCGACTACCAGCGGCTCCTCAAGGAGTTCCCAGAGTCAGAGCAGACGAAGAAGGCCAAGGAGATCCTTGGCGGGGAGCTGAAGACCATGCCGGGACGCCCCGCACCCGCCTTCTCCATCCAGGCCCTGGACCAGCCTGGGGTCACCTACACCCTGGACACCTTCAAGGGGAGCTACCTCCTCCTGGACTTCTGGGCCACCTGGTGCCCCCCCTGCAGGGCGGAGATGCCCCACCTCCACAAGGCCTGGGCGCGTTTCAAGGGGAAGGACTTCCACATCCTGAGCCTCTCCTTCGACCGGCGGATTGAGCACATCGCGCCTTTCCGGAAGCAGG
The sequence above is drawn from the uncultured Holophaga sp. genome and encodes:
- the nth gene encoding endonuclease III, which encodes MKPWTPKRLTALTGALSTAYPDAHCELDHLDPYQLVVATILSAQCTDARVNQVTPALFARYPDAESLAAAELPELEELIRSTGFFRNKAKNLIGMARGLVERHGGRVPDTQEALAALPGVGQKTANVVLANAFRIPALAVDTHIFRVARRLGLSTGHTPEKVEADLCALFPRESWIELHHLLIFHGRRTCDARKPACTLCCLESECPTGQGLMPDPHTGRSLA
- a CDS encoding TlpA disulfide reductase family protein, yielding MRTPALTLLILTAALGAQSVPAPRILEAAKARGHEVMEARRAFMSAGHNTKDFHPDLAAPLREVETRLAAEKDPADRQALLVTRYYYLTLCHQHPEPAFLRQLLGEVPALSPDWSLEPGLLASLMEEEDPACQAYTAVAMAGHPDPEVRRNLLFDHFWERLDAKDEAGWRSDYQRLLKEFPESEQTKKAKEILGGELKTMPGRPAPAFSIQALDQPGVTYTLDTFKGSYLLLDFWATWCPPCRAEMPHLHKAWARFKGKDFHILSLSFDRRIEHIAPFRKQAATPMPWSHAYVQGGFTSALAQAYGVKGIPKPLLIGPDGTILATGADVRGENLEKTLEKYLK